TGAGCGGCTTTTGAAGGCAAAAAAGAAATATGACCCGCAGAATCTTTTCTGTATGAATCAGAATATTTCCCCCGACGAGTGAAATCCAGCAGGTTGTGCAGTTCAAAGTCTCCCCGATATTTTTCACTGCGGTGAAAGATATCGGGGGGG
This region of Candidatus Zixiibacteriota bacterium genomic DNA includes:
- a CDS encoding BBE domain-containing protein, translated to ERLLKAKKKYDPQNLFCMNQNISPDE